The following is a genomic window from Nocardioides thalensis.
CGACCCAGCTCCGTCATGCGCAGCCTGCGATCGGGAGCGGCGTTGACGACGAGCAGGACGTCGTACCAGGTCAGCGGCAGGCCTGTCTTCACAAGGGCGCGTTCGAGCTTGGGGAGGACGGCGGCGTGGGTGCGGAGCAGCGCCGCCCAGGCGCGGATGTCGTCGTCCGGCATGGGACAACGATAACAGTTACGTGCGTACGCACGTATCTGCTGACCGTTGCGCGGGCGATCTCTCGTCGCTCGGGACGGTGCCATGACGCGGAGCGACCGCCCGCGTGGCCTGCGTCACATCCACCGCTGAACACGCTGGTCGGGGTATTTACAAGTTGCCATCGGTTGTCCAGAGTGGCCGCGTTACCTGTACAGAGTGTGCAGCTAACTGCGGGCAGCGTCGCTCGCGCGATCTGGAGGTCGGCATGCTGGCTCACGAACGGTTCGGCTCGGGCGAGACTCTCGTGCTGGTGCACGGCATCGGGCACCGCCGGCAGGCCTGGTACCCCGTCGCCGAGCAGCTGGCCGAGCATCGCGAGGTGGTCCTGTTCGACCTGCCGGGGCATGGCGAGTCGCCCGCGCTCGTGACCAACGGCCGACCGATCAAGGAGGTGCTCCAGGAGCAGTTGATCGAGTTCTTCGGAGAGCTCGGCATCGACCGGCCGCACATCGCCGGCAACTCGCTCGGAGGCCGGATCGCCCTGGAGGCCGCGGCGGACGGGCTGGTCAGCAGTGCGACCGCGCTGGCCCCTGCCGGGTTCTGGCGCGACGACCGCGACTTCGCCTACATCCGCGCCCACTTCGCCGTACTCATGACGGCCGCGCGCGTGACCGCTCCGTTCGCCCCGTCGCTCGCGACGTCGGCCGTCGCACGCCGCGCGATGCTCGCGTCGATCATGCGGTACGGCGACCGCCTCGAGGCGGAGCGCGTGCTCGGTGACCTCGGCAGCATGGTCGCCGCGCGCAAGGCGTTGCGCACCATCATCCGGAGCGGCTTCCCGTTCGACGCCGAGATCGCCGCCGACGTGCCCGTCACGATCGCGTGGGGCACCAAGGACCGCGTCCTGCTGCCCTACCAGGCCGCCCGCGCCCGCCAGCAGCTGCCGCACGCCGAGCACGTCTGGCTGCCGGGCAGCGGCCACGTCCCGATGTCCGACGACGTCGACCGGGTCGTCGACGTGCTGTTGCGCGGCTCGAGCCACGGCCTGCGCGCGTCCGTCGCCGACGTCGCCTGAGGAAGCCCGATGACCGACACCTGCGACTTCGACGTCCTCATCATCGGCGCCGGCATCTCCGGCATCGGGACCGCGTGCCACCTCGTCCGCGAAGGCACCGGTAAGTCGTTCGCGATCCTGGAGCGCCGCGACGCGGTCGGCGGCACGTGGGACCTCTTCCGTTACCCCGGGATCC
Proteins encoded in this region:
- a CDS encoding alpha/beta fold hydrolase codes for the protein MLAHERFGSGETLVLVHGIGHRRQAWYPVAEQLAEHREVVLFDLPGHGESPALVTNGRPIKEVLQEQLIEFFGELGIDRPHIAGNSLGGRIALEAAADGLVSSATALAPAGFWRDDRDFAYIRAHFAVLMTAARVTAPFAPSLATSAVARRAMLASIMRYGDRLEAERVLGDLGSMVAARKALRTIIRSGFPFDAEIAADVPVTIAWGTKDRVLLPYQAARARQQLPHAEHVWLPGSGHVPMSDDVDRVVDVLLRGSSHGLRASVADVA